From a single Apium graveolens cultivar Ventura chromosome 2, ASM990537v1, whole genome shotgun sequence genomic region:
- the LOC141708843 gene encoding formin-like protein 13 → MALFKRLFYKKPPDRLLEISERVYVFDCCFTTDTWEAEEYKDYVGNVIGQLKDYYPDASILVFNFHEQGTPSQIANALSEYDITIMDYPRHYEGCPLLPMEVIHHFLRSGESWLSLGKQNVLLMHCERGAWPVLAFMLAALLIYSKQFYGEQKTLDMVYKQAPQELLQLLSPLNPIPSQIRYLQYVSRRNVGAEWPPLDRALTLDCIIIRMIPNFDRGGGCRPIFHIYGQDPFMASDRNPKLLFSTPKQSKAVRHYKQAECELVKIDINCHIQGDVVLECINLHDDMEREEMILRVMFNTAFIRSNIIMLNRNDVDMMWNAKDLFPNDFRAEVLFSEMDAAASVVPVDLSCFEEKDGLPVEAFAKVQEIFNSVDWLVPKKDAMSDVVQHITGSTDNAQRRPNVETHKTEEPGNRLPQLSPKKHQDEQTSLKSLKHEKQSGTSHRLTQLEDITEDTDDGLEKAPSAVSSPSLPLKEDSSKAPHQPTLPVKDPAIDIGQSSVSPPSSTPHAPQTPPLRDSTSRSVNSAHPLPPDLEITFKPLNKNVDIKTGLPPESSSSFKNMPPSTPPPLPPQTQSSPPVSLKNDKGKFGPAPPPPPPPPPTSALKIDQTINLSVAPAPPPPPPPTPPLKENSALKSRPRPPPPPSPPIHRAQVAQSEDSTLVPQPPPPPGPGSPSHAGNQQAPSPPPVNQQAPPPPPPPGAANPQAPSPPPPPGAANSETPSPAPPAIPPSVGRGRGLSRTMNTRNNQTKKLKPLHWLKLSRAVQGSLWAETQRSGDANKGPDIDISELESLFSAAVPTSGKGGPGGKTNPRSPVVNKPEKVQLIDHRRAYNCEIMLSKVKIPLNELMNSVLALEDSALDADQVDNLIKFCPTKEEMELLKNYKGEIDMLGKCEQFFFELMQVPRAESKLRVLSFKLQFKSQVSDLRNSLDIINSAAEQIRSSCKLKKIMQTILSLGNALNQGTARGSAVGFRLDSLLKLTETRARNNKMTLMHYLCKVLAEKLPELLDFSKDLGSLESSTKV, encoded by the exons ATGGCATTGTTTAAGAGATTGTTTTATAAGAAGCCACCTGATAGACTTCTCGAGATTTCTGAGCGTGTTTATg TATTTGATTGTTGTTTCACCACGGATACTTGGGAAGCAGAAGAATATAAAGACTACGTTGGGAATGTTATTGGTCAGCTTAAAGATTATTACCCTGACGCCTCAATCCTGGTATTTAATTTCCATGAGCAGGGGACACCGAGccaaattgctaatgccttgtCCGAGTATGACATAACTATAATGGACTACCCCCGGCATTATGAAGGTTGTCCATTGCTCCCAATGGAGGTCATCCACCATTTCTTACGATCGGGGGAGAGTTGGCTATCACTAGGGAAACAAAATGTGCTCCTAATGCATTGTGAGCGGGGTGCTTGGCCTGTTCTGGCTTTCATGTTGGCTGCACTTTTAATTTACAGTAAGCAATTTTACGGGGAGCAGAAGACCTTGGACATGGTGTACAAGCAGGCACCTCAGGAGCTTTTACAGCTTCTCTCACCACTTAATCCTATACCTTCTCAGATAAGGTATTTACAATATGTTTCAAGGAGGAATGTGGGGGCGGAATGGCCCCCACTAGACAGGGCACTCACATTGGATTGTATCATTATTAGAATGATTCCTAACTTTGATAGAGGAGGAGGTTGTCGTCCAATATTTCATATATATGGACAGGATCCTTTCATGGCTTCTGATCGCAATCCTAAACTTCTATTCTCAACACCAAAGCAGAGCAAGGCTGTCCGGCACTACAAGCAG GCGGAATGTGAATTAGTTAAGATCGATATCAACTGCCACATTCAAGGTGATGTTGTGCTTGAGTGTATCAACTTACACGATGACATGGAACGAGAAGAGATGATATTACGTGTCATGTTTAACACGGCTTTCATTAGGTCAAATATTATAATGCTTAACCGAAATGATGTAGATATGATGTGGAATGCAAAGGACCTATTTCCAAACGACTTCAGAGCAGAG GTTCTTTTCTCTGAGATGGATGCTGCTGCATCTGTAGTTCCGGTAGACTTGTCTTGTTTCGAGGAAAAGGATGGTCTCCCGGTGGAGGCATTTGCAAAAGTCCAAGAGATCTTTAATAGTGTTGATTGGTTGGTTCCGAAGAAAGATGCTATGTCGGATGTAGTCCAGCATATAACCGGGTCAACTGATAATGCCCAGAGGAGGCCAAATGTTGAAACTCATAAAACTGAAGAACCCGGCAACCGTTTGCCGCAATTAAGTCCTAAAAAGCATCAAGATGAGCAAACGAGTCTCAAATCACTAAAACATGAGAAACAGTCCGGGACCTCTCATAGACTGACTCAACTCGAAGATATAACTGAAGATACAGATGATGGACTTGAAAAAGCTCCATCAGCTGTTTCTTCCCCCAGCCTACCTCTGAAGGAGGACTCTTCAAAAGCACCACATCAACCGACGCTACCTGTGAAAGATCCAGCTATAGACATTGGACAGTCTTCAGTCTCTCCTCCTTCGTCAACACCGCATGCACCTCAAACTCCTCCTTTAAGAGACAGTACATCTAGGAGTGTAAATTCTGCACATCCTCTACCACCAGACTTAGAGATCACCTTTAAGCCTCTAAATAAGAATGTAGATATTAAAACTGGTCTACCTCCAGagtcatcttcttcatttaaaaATATGCCACCTTCCACCCCGCCCCCACTTCCTCCGCAAACACAAAGTTCCCCTCCAGTCTCATTAAAAAATGATAAGGGTAAATTTGGGCCTGCTCCTCCACCTCCCCCACCTCCCCCTCCCACATCTGCTTTAAAGATAGATCAAACCATAAATCTGTCTGTGGCTCCAGCACCACCACCTCCCCCTCCACCTACTCCCCCGTTAAAAGAAAATTCAGCTTTGAAGAGCAGACCTCGACCTCCTCCACCTCCGTCTCCACCTATTCATCGTGCGCAAGTTGCACAGTCTGAGGACTCGACATTGGTTCCCCAGCCCCCACCTCCTCCGGGTCCCGGTTCACCGTCCCATGCTGGAAACCAACAAGCTCCTTCTCCTCCCCCTGTGAATCAACAAGCTCCTCCGCCGCCGCCACCACCGGGAGCCGCAAATCCGCAAGCTCcatctccacctcctcctccgGGAGCTGCAAATTCTGAAACTCCCTCTCCGGCGCCCCCTGCTATACCCCCATCTGTGGGAAGAGGACGTGGTTTATCTCGTACAATGAATACTAGGAACAATCAAACCAAAAAATTGAAGCCGTTGCATTGGTTAAAGCTATCGAGAGCAGTACAAGGAAGTTTGTGGGCTGAGACACAAAGATCTGGTGATGCTAACAA GGGTCCAGATATTGATATATCAGAATTGGAGTCTCTGTTCTCAGCAGCTGTTCCCACTTCAGGTAAAGGTGGTCCAGGGGGTAAAACAAATCCACGTTCCCCAGTAGTGAACAAGCCTGAAAAAGTGCAGCTG ATTGACCATAGACGCGCCTATAATTGTGAAATAATGCTCTCAAAAGTGAAGATACCTTTGAATGAGTTAATG AACTCAGTGCTAGCCTTGGAAGATTCGGCTCTGGACGCAGATCAGGTTGATAACCTCATTAAATTTTGTCCAACCAAAGAGGAGATGGAGTTGCTCAAG AACTATAAAGGCGAGATTGATATGTTAGGGAAGTGTGAACAG TTCTTCTTTGAACTAATGCAAGTACCACGTGCTGAATCTAAGCTCAGAGTTCTCTCATTCAAATTGCAGTTTAAATCCCAG GTTTCTGACCTACGGAACAGCTTGGATATTATAAATTCAGCTGCAGAACAG ATTAGAAGTTCTTGCAAGTTGAAAAAGATTATGCAGACAATTCTTTCATTAGGAAATGCTCTGAACCAGGGAACTGCAAGAG GCTCTGCTGTTGGGTTCAGACTGGATAGCCTCCTTAAGTTGACCGAAACACGTGCTCGCAACAACAAGATGACTCTTATGCATTATTTATGCAAG GTTCTTGCTGAGAAACTTCCAGAACTCCTTGATTTTTCAAAAGATCTTGGAAGCTTGGAATCGTCAACTAAGGTTTGA